A single region of the Palaemon carinicauda isolate YSFRI2023 chromosome 17, ASM3689809v2, whole genome shotgun sequence genome encodes:
- the LOC137656363 gene encoding sialidase-like — MVTYHSEHSNPLGLPEPSEYSSPPGLPEPSEHSSPLRNADTSKHSSLPGLPDPSEHSSPPRLSEPSEHSVHLEMQILQNIFVYLEFQILQNILILQSIPVHLDFQILQSIPVHQKSRFFKAFQSSRISRSLRAFQSTWTSRYLRAFQSTRKSRFFRAFQSTRTSRSFRAFQSTWTSRSFRAFQSPPGFPDPSEHSSPPEPPDPLEHSSPPGLPDPSEHYSPPGLPDPSEHSSPPGLPDPSEHSSPSGLPDPSEHSRVHLDFQILQSIPVHLNLQSL, encoded by the exons ATGGTTACCT ATCATTCAGAGCATTCCAATCCACTTGGACTTCCAGAACCTTCAGAATATTCCAGTCCACCTGGACTTCCAGAACCTTCAGAGCATTCCAGTCCACTTAGAAATGCAGATACTTCAAAACATTCTAGTTTACCTGGACTTCCAGATCCTTCAGAGCATTCCAGTCCACCTAGACTTTCAGAACCTTCAGAGCATTCAGTCCACCTGGAAATGCAGATTCTTCAGAACATTTTTGTTTACCTGGAATTCCAGATCCTTCAGAACATTCTA ATCCTTCAGAGCATTCCAGTCCACTTAGACTTTCAGATCCTTCAGAGCATTCCAGTCCACCAGAAATCCAGATTCTTTAAAGCATTTCAGTCATCCCGGATTTCCAGATCATTGAGAGCATTCCAGTCCACCTGGACTTCCAGATACTTGAGAGCATTCCAGTCCACCAGGAAATCCAGATTCTTTAGAGCATTTCAGTCCACCAGGACTTCCAGATCCTTTAGAGCATTCCAGTCCACCTGGACTTCCAGATCCTTCAGAGCATTCCAGAGTCCACCTGGATTTCCAGATCCTTCAGAGCATTCCAGTCCACCTGAACCTCCAGATCCTTTAGAGCATTCCAGTCCACCTGGACTTCCAGATCCTTCAGAACATTACAGTCCACCTGGACTTCCAGATCCTTCAGAACATTCCAGTCCACCTGGACTTCCAGATCCTTCAGAACATTCAAGTCCATCTGGACTTCCAGATCCTTCAGAGCATTCCAGAGTCCACCTGGATTTCCAGATCCTTCAGAGCATTCCAGTCCACCTGAACCTCCAGAGCCTTTAG